The genomic region ATCGGTTCGATATTAATTTCGTTAGTTACCATGTTTATCCATAATGACTTCGTTTTGTCTGAATTGAAACCATATAAATAGAAATCTCCTTTTCCAAAAGTACTAACCATTTGACCATTTTCAGCAACATACCTTAACCGATAACATTCATCAAAATTAAAGCTATCCGGTACATTTCCATTGAAGTTATCTTGTAAAAATTCAGAGTTTTTGTCCTGGGAATAAAACTTATCGTCTATGCCATCAATTACAAGCCCTGTACCAGTACTTAAAAAATAATTCCGATTAAATTTGTAAGCGTTAAAAAGGAACCGTTCTTCACCTGATAATTCCTTGCTAATTCGTAAAAATCCTTGTGTTGCTTCCAATAATTTTACTGCCTTCGGCCACCTTACAATCCACGTACTTGGAACGCCTGGTATTAACAACGCTGCAACATCTGCACAAAAAAAAGCCTTGTTTTCTGGGCTCGGATCAAGTGCTAATAATATTGCACTGGGTATTAGCCACGCGGCATCAGGTATAGTTTCAACAAAGTGTCCACTTGGATCATTATATTTCACCGGATTATTTAGCGTGTAAGCATACCGATTCAGTGCTTGTGGATTGTACGGGTCAGGCAACATCGTATCTGGCTGCACAAAAATCCTGTACTCCGGTGAGTAGTATCGAGCACCGTAATACATCAATTCAGTATCAATGTCATTCTCCTGCCCCGTGAAACCATACTTCTCCAGACCACCTGACTGAACCTCACCATATGGATAGTATTCAGTACGCTCAACCTCAAGCCCACTTTCGTTAACCAACAAAGTGGTACTGCCCAGATGATCTGAAAGATACCATTCCATGCCTTCATCTGTCTGCTTGGCTATGCGCTCAGCGTCGCGGAAGAAGTAGCTGGTAGCAGTTCCGTTCTCAATCTCGTAGAACTGGTTGACGTAGTAGGTGAACTCACCGGCAGAGTTCTGTTTCTTGCCTCTCTGACCGTTGGCATCGTACCAGTATTTTTCCACGAGGGAACTGTTTGATGAGTAACGGACTTCGCTCAACTGGTTTGCATCGTTGTAGACGTAGATGAAATCTTCATCCTCAACCAAATTCCCGTTGTCATCGTAATCCAGAATGTTTCCATTATACGTATCAGGGGCATGGAAAGGTGTCAGATTGTATTCGTAGGAGGATATTGTGATACTGTTCTCATCCACCTGCTGTATGCAACCGTATTGATCGTAGCTGAAATCACGTTGATAAGTTGAAACACTGTTGACCGACATATCCGCGCTGGTCAGCCTGTCTAGGTCATCGTATCCGTAAGTCTTCACGGAGTTCATCACATTATCCTCTATCTCAAGGATATTGCCTACGTTGTCGAACTCATAGTTAAGATCCTGAAGACTCTCGGTGTAGATCCTGTCCAGCAGCAGTTTCTCAGCATCATAGGTATAGCTGGTAACCACACCGTTTGAAAGCTCCTTGGTGGTTATCTGGTTCCTTGCATTGTAATCAAGGTTATCCACAACGCCCTCAACACTCTCCAGCAAAGTCTGTGCATTATAGGTCAGGTCGACACTGTTACCGTCAGGGTAGGTTATTGTTGTGGGCCGGTCCATACTGTCATACTCATAGGATGTGGTGTAACCAGAGGTACCAGGTACATAACCTATTGTTTCTCCTTCAACCCTATAACGATCATCATAATCATATATTGAAGATATTGCTCCTTTTGTAACTCTTGAAAGCGTACCATTGTATTCAAGATCATATGTGAAACTGACATCCTCATCATTGGGGTAATCTATCGCAGTAAACCTGTCCAGAGCATCGTAGCTAAGCAACGTTGAGATTCCACGTGCATCGGTCTGGTTGATAAGATTTCCGTTCAGGTCATACTCATAGGTCCAGTTACCCATGTCAGGGTCGTTCATGGCTATCTTGC from Methanolobus tindarius DSM 2278 harbors:
- a CDS encoding RHS repeat domain-containing protein → PSYAVKAEAYAKTQTSFNYENTPLEIEYYADQVISSGEGAWWYSGFILSNDTTMSHQTSGGGHYAPDNGIAIRQPLNGYGSAGAAIDVDSYVDTSSTSVYYTSDNPGSHKFNLIVDNENVTVYVDDVMVAENVEHNITGYDSYIYFLRASDQYIWNTQKWDYVIVRQHATDEPTYTISENIEEISFSNKKVISILPSSSGTLTDYQMSFNITYEPEMQTDFDDIRFTDKKNTPLPYWMESITNSNSAKVWVKVPEINAISGATIKMYYGNSAVESESNGNDVFEFFDDFSSSLDPDKWTTVYNTPNGGSCDVTTEDGKLKVSVRGPSYAVKAEAYAKTQTSFNYENTPLEIEYYADQVISSGEGAWWYSGFILSNDTTMSHQTSGGGHYAPDNGIAIRQPLNGYGSAGAAIDVDSYVDTSSTSVYYTSDNPGSHKFNLIVDNENVTVYVDDVMVAENVEHNITGYDSYIYFLRASDQYIWNTQKWDYVIVRQHATDEPTYTISENIEEISFSNEGRVTFTYDSLGRKIAMNDPDMGNWTYEYDLNGNLINQTDARGISTLLSYDALDRFTAIDYPNDEDVSFTYDLEYNGTLSRVTKGAISSIYDYDDRYRVEGETIGYVPGTSGYTTSYEYDSMDRPTTITYPDGNSVDLTYNAQTLLESVEGVVDNLDYNARNQITTKELSNGVVTSYTYDAEKLLLDRIYTESLQDLNYEFDNVGNILEIEDNVMNSVKTYGYDDLDRLTSADMSVNSVSTYQRDFSYDQYGCIQQVDENSITISSYEYNLTPFHAPDTYNGNILDYDDNGNLVEDEDFIYVYNDANQLSEVRYSSNSSLVEKYWYDANGQRGKKQNSAGEFTYYVNQFYEIENGTATSYFFRDAERIAKQTDEGMEWYLSDHLGSTTLLVNESGLEVERTEYYPYGEVQSGGLEKYGFTGQENDIDTELMYYGARYYSPEYRIFVQPDTMLPDPYNPQALNRYAYTLNNPVKYNDPSGHFVETIPDAAWLIPSAILLALDPSPENKAFFCADVAALLIPGVPSTWIVRWPKAVKLLEATQGFLRISKELSGEERFLFNAYKFNRNYFLSTGTGLVIDGIDDKFYSQDKNSEFLQDNFNGNVPDSFNFDECYRLRYVAENGQMVSTFGKGDFYLYGFNSDKTKSLWINMVTNEINIEPMEENNDEEDNED